One window of Gammaproteobacteria bacterium genomic DNA carries:
- a CDS encoding TetR/AcrR family transcriptional regulator, producing the protein MARRNDHSREQLRDLAIQAVLNLVDHDAFVSVTARSVTQDMGYTVGTLYLVFRNFDDLLLQVNAELLKRLHSDMQFAVKMKWIHKPRSLHWQSATFPWQSNILDAGNCYL; encoded by the coding sequence ATGGCGAGACGTAATGATCACAGCCGAGAACAGCTACGAGATCTAGCGATACAGGCTGTGCTAAATCTTGTCGATCATGATGCGTTTGTCAGCGTGACAGCCCGCTCTGTTACTCAGGATATGGGTTATACGGTCGGTACCTTATACCTTGTATTTCGTAATTTCGATGATTTGCTATTACAGGTGAATGCCGAATTATTAAAACGCCTTCATTCAGATATGCAGTTTGCGGTAAAAATGAAGTGGATCCACAAACCACGATCTTTACACTGGCAAAGTGCTACTTTTCCTTGGCAGAGCAATATCCTGGACGCTGGCAACTGTTATCT